Proteins encoded together in one Lathyrus oleraceus cultivar Zhongwan6 chromosome 5, CAAS_Psat_ZW6_1.0, whole genome shotgun sequence window:
- the LOC127087017 gene encoding vicilin-like seed storage protein At2g28490 produces MGNKATLLIMLLILCHGVSMTIGSWGIETEDKENEPHSDHEKLFLLQNSKRLVKTDAGEMSVLRSYGGRISERQLHVGFITMEPSSLFVPQYLDSTLILFVRSGEAKVGFIYDDELAERELKKGDVYQIPAGSTFYLSNIGDEQTLQIICSIDPSESLGVGIFQSFYIGGGSDPVSVLSGFHPHILEAAFNVSGAELGRFFTRRHDGPIVHVGDSHDKASSLWTKFLQLKEDEKLHHMKKMMQDQDEEEENDDDEVKQKTSWSWRKLLVSVFTNEMQKKKADHDTHKSPHSCNLYHRKPDFENSYGSSVALDGSDYSPLKSSGVGLYHVNLKPGSMMTPHVNPRATEYGIVMKGSGRIQILFPNGSNAMDTEIKEGDVFFVPRYFPFCQIASENEPLDFFGFTTSSKKNKPQFLVGSSSLMKTMMGPELAAAFGVSEDTMQNILNAQHEAVILPTPWTKHEQQSYDNKVDLLKLLPKMKTIMT; encoded by the exons ATGGGAAACAAAGCGACTCTTTTGATCATGCTACTTATTCTTTGTCATGGTGTGTCCATGACAATTGGGTCATGGGGGATAGAAACAGAAGATAAAGAAAATGAACCACATTCCGACCATGAAAAACTGTTCTTGTTGCAAAACTCCAAGCGTTTGGTGAAGACAGATGCTGGGGAGATGAGTGTGTTACGGAGTTATGGTGGAAGAATTTCTGAGAGACAATTGCATGTTGGTTTCATTACTATGGAACCAAGTTCTCTCTTTGTTCCTCAATATCTTGATTCCACTCTCATCTTGTTTGTCCGTTCCGGAGAAGCAAAGGTGGGGTTCATATATGATGATGAATTGGCTGAGAGGGAATTGAAGAAGGGTGATGTGTATCAAATTCCAGCCGGTTCGACATTCTATTTGTCGAATATCGGAGATGAACAAACCCTGCAGATTATTTGCAGCATTGATCCATCAGAGAGTTTGGGAGTAGGAATTTTCCAG TCTTTCTATATTGGAGGAGGTTCCGATCCAGTGTCAGTACTTTCCGGATTCCATCCTCATATTCTTGAAGCTGCTTTTAAT GTATCCGGAGCAGAGTTGGGGAGATTCTTCACGAGGCGACATGATGGTCCAATTGTGCATGTTGGTGATTCACATGACAAGGCTTCAAGCTTATGGACCAAATTCCTTCAACTAAAAGAGGATGAGAAATTGCATCACATGAAGAAAATGATGCAAGATCAAGATGAAGAAGAggaaaatgatgatgatgaagttaAGCAAAAAACAAGTTGGTCTTGGAGGAAGCTGTTGGTATCTGTATTTACCAATGAGATGCAAAAGAAGAAAGCAGATCATGATACCCATAAATCTCCTCACTCTTGCAATCTCTATCATAGAAAACCAGATTTTGAAAATAGTTACGGTTCAAGTGTTGCTCTAGACGGGTCCGATTATTCTCCGCTCAAATCTTCAGGAGTTGGCCTTTATCACGTGAATCTCAAACCG GGATCTATGATGACACCGCATGTCAACCCTAGGGCGACCGAGTATGGCATAGTGATGAAAGGCTCTGGTAGAATTCAAATATTGTTTCCAAATGGAAGCAATGCAATGGACACAGAAATAAAAGAAGGAGATGTTTTCTTTGTACCAAGATACTTTCCATTCTGTCAAATAGCATCAGAAAATGAGCCACTAGATTTCTTTGGATTCACCACTTCTTCAAAGAAAAACAAGCCACAGTTTTTGGTTGGTTCTTCATCACTCATGAAGACCATGATGGGACCTGAACTCGCAGCTGCTTTTGGAGTGAGTGAGGACACAATGCAAAACATCCTTAATGCACAACATGAGGCTGTTATTCTACCAACCCCATGGACTAAACATGAACAACAGAGTTATGATAACAAAGTGGATTTGTTGAAGTTGCTTCCAAAGATGAAAACAATCATGACATGA
- the LOC127082400 gene encoding uncharacterized protein LOC127082400, whose product MAGEQHSDHSRPLVNYNMDDGPPSHEADVRDGHPSTPSPEPQNNGDASHAHNLGAETFHPIPVPVEGDAVMIAMVNALNQAGSMLHQQHERIMALEAERQEARPQPVSRIQQRSEPTKKRGRRSPEPHANRARAHRDGGRARTSPRRGHSPDNNELSPLRSDEEDLHCPLSQAIMEAPLPKGMEKPPNLAVYDGTTDPDDHVDNVNAMLDYRNDITGHLKCRLFSTTLRKGAMAWYKSLAPESITSWRVMRSMFTRHFTASRRHPKTEATLEAIVQKKNETLRSYIERFNQEAVEVDTTEHMKKYLLERGLLPGSELSRAVGIEPPRTLNELLHKAQAYIRYEEKQVAHNARSGRNAGETEHSKREDTSISRRNGDRRREERPRELREGRGPAGRYSEYTLLTAPRERILAECINSEFKQGRVRFPKPSAPKPHTDKSKYCRFHRSHGHVTEDCVHLKDAIEILIQEGHLKQYTRKNEAPRHDEPEKKRPRENTPPDNSPYQVALCVSRPEDFFPPEPLPEGKITALSPWEDFPTTLVISGGGTNGESAALSVKRKFDELLLTAPEQKATLTKYRGKSNPISFFLEELPGGSPNSAIPLLIRAKMARFDVRRILVDEGSSVDIMYVHLFKTLKLDKTNLAPYVGSDLQGFNGATTRPWGYVELLVTFGEQETAREVKIQFLVVDCPSLYNCIFGRPTLAELTAVPSTVHLKMKYYTKLGRVVTIHGDIEAARRCYDAAVKGQAVVSTKSNCNNKKLKTEDPARGVNAIDLDCRVGLDETEEGRFPKERSLEHPVRPIPDGEFELIPLGDDPERTVKIGKGLPEETREELVACLKENSDLFAWNAAEMPGLDPEIACHKLAVDRAAKPIAQRRRKQSPEKAEAAERAVKDLLEANFISEAQYTTWLSNVVLVKKNNGKWRMCVDYTDLNRACPKDAFPLPNIDSLVDNSAGFKLLSFMDAYSGYNQIPMSPADKKHTAFMTPTGNYYYNVMPFGLKNAGATYQHMMNKVFKDEIGDMLEVYMDDMIVKSHEEITHARHLTKVFEQARQCKMRFNPEKCTFGVRAGKFLGFYLTERGIEANPDKCRAFSEFPTPKTKKSIQSLNGVLASLSRFIAKSAQHALPFFRLLRKEATFDWTDECEQALLHLKKVLSQPPVLSRPSEKETLYLYLSVATEAVSAVLIRETDEGQKPIYFTSKALQGPELRYQQIEKVALALINTARRLRYYFLAHTIKVRTDQPIKQLLGRPDMAGRMLKWSLELSEFDIQYENRKALKAQALADFVAEMTHCPTPAESAHKWTIFVDGASSTSGSGAGIILENEEGILIEVSLALAFPTSNNQAEYEAFLAGLRLAEDLGAKEALVTDNGTQFTDGGFQDFIASLGTTQHFTSVEHPQTNGQAEAANRVILSGLKRRLGEAKRAWVEELHSVLWAYRTTPHSTTGETPFRLTYGTEAVIPVEIRTPTRRTEEPLDEEMNDETLRAELDLVDEIRSEAALRETTLKQKIALRHDAKVIKREFQVGTLVLRRNQKNPREGKLAANWEGPYRVRDKTSNGAYYLENLQGEQLARPWNAEKLRQYYS is encoded by the exons ATGGCCGGAGAACAACATAGCGATCACAGCCGTCCCCTCGTCAACTACAACATGGACGACGGCCCGCCATCCCATGAAGCGGACGTTCGGGACGGTCATCCATCCACCCCGTCTCCAGAGCCCCAAAACAACGGAGATGCCTCTCACGCCCACAATTTAGGGGCAGAGACATTTCATCCCATTCCCGTTCCCGTTGAAGGAGACGCCGTAATGATTGCCATGGTGAATGCCCTCAATCAAGCCGGTTCTATGCTCCACCAGCAGCACGAACGAATCATGGCCCTCGAAGCCGAACGACAAGAGGCCCGGCCCCAGCCGGTGAGTAGGATACAACAACGTTCGGAGCCAACGAAGAAGCGAGGACGTCGCTCTCCCGAACCCCACGCCAACAGGGCACGCGCCCATCGTGACGGTGGTCGAGCGAGAACATCACCAAGGCGCGGGCACAGCCCCGACAACAACGAACTGTCTCCCTTAAGGAGCGACGAGGAAGATTTGCATTGCCCCCTATCTCAGGCAATAATGGAAGCCCCGCTCCCCAAAGGCATGGAGAAACCGCCAAACCTAGCTGTGTACGACGGGACTACAGATCCCGACGATCACGTCGACAACGTCAACGCGATGCTCGACTACCGCAATGATATAACCGGGCACCTCAAATGCCGACTGTTCTCAACGACCCTCAGGAAAGGGGCCATGGCCTGGTACAAAAGCTTGGCCCCTGAGTCCATCACGTCATGGAGAGTCATGAGGTCCATGTTCACCCGGCACTTTACAGCTTCCCGTCGTCACCCCAAGACTGAGGCGACCCTTGAAGCCATAGtgcagaagaagaatgaaacACTGCGCTCATACATCGAGCGATTCAACCAGGAAGCTGTCGAGGTAGATACCACCGAGCACATGAAGAAGTATCTCCTCGAGAGAGGTCTCTTACCCGGCAGTGAACTTAGCAGAGCCGTAGGGATCGAGCCTCCCCGCACCTTAAACGAGCTCCTGCATAAAGCCCAGGCCTACATCAGATACGAGGAAAAGCAGGTGGCACACAATGCCCGCAGCGGACGTAACGCTGGGGAGACCGAGCACTCAAAACGCGAGGACACGAGCATTTCCCGTCGCAACGGAGACAGACGAAGAGAAGAAAGACCTCGCGAGCTCCGGGAAGGAAGAGGCCCCGCGGGCAGATATAGCGAGTACACCTTACTGACAGCTCCTCGAGAGCGTATCCTCGCAGAATGTATCAACTCTGAATTTAAGCAGGGCAGGGTCAGGTTCCCAAAACCGTCTGCACCAAAGCCCCACACCGACAAATCAAAGTACTGCCGGTTCCACAGAAGTCACGGGCACGTGACCGAAGACTGCGTCCACCTGAAAGATGCGATTGAAATTTTAATCCAAGAAGGGCACCTGAAGCAGTACACGAGGAAGAACGAAGCTCCCAGACACGACGAGCCAGAGAAGAAGAGACCCCGGGAAAACACACCCCCCGACAACTCTCCCTATCAAGTGGCCCTCTGCGTGTCACGACCGGAAGATTTCTTCCCCCCCGAACCATTGCCCGAGGGCAAGATCACTGCACTCAGCCCCTGGGAAGACTTCCCTACCACACTGGTGATATCAGGAGGAGGAACTAACGGGGAATCCGCGGCCCTCTCCGTCAAACGCAAGTTCGACGAACTCCTACTGACTGCCCCCGAGCAGAAAGCGACATTGACAAAATACCGGGGAAAATCCAACCCAATATCCTTCTTCCTGGAGGAACTCCCGGGCGGATCCCCGAACTCGGCCATCCCACTATTGATTAGAGCAAAGATGGCCCGATTCGACGTACGACGCATCCTGGTCGACGAAGGCAGCTCAGTGGATATCATGTACGTCCACCTCTTCAAGACTCTGAAGCTAGACAAGACCAACTTAGCCCCCTACGTCGGATCAGATCTCCAAGGATTCAACGGAGCAACAACCAGACCGTGGGGATATGTTGAGCTCCTCGTCACTTTCGGCGAACAAGAAACGGCCAGGGAAGTCAAAATCCAATTCCTGGTCGTAGACTGTCCGTCTCTCTACAATTGCATCTTTGGACGCCCGACACTGGCCGAACTCACTGCGGTCCCATCCACCGTCCACCTGAAGATGAAATACTACACCAAATTGGGACGTGTGGTCACCATCCATGGTGACATCGAAGCAGCCCGGCGATGCTACGACGCCGCAGTAAAAGGACAGGCCGTAGTCAGCACGAAGAGCAACTGCAACAACAAAAAACTCAAGACCGAGGATCCCGCCCGAGGAGTCAACGCCATCGACCTCGACTGTCGCGTCGGGCTGGACGAGACCGAAGAGGGGAGGTTCCCCAAGGAACGCTCTCTCGAACACCCGGTCCGACCAATCCCCGACGGGGAGTTCGAACTCATTCCTCTTGGGGACGATCCGGAAAGGACGGTGAAGATAGGTAAGGGACTACCCGAGGAAACAAGAGAAGAGCTAGTAGCATGCCTCAAAGAGAACTCCGACCTCTTCGCGTGGAATGCCGCAGAAATGCCCGGGCTGGACCCCGAGATCGCGTGTCATAAGCTAGCTGTAGACCGGGCAGCCAAGCCCATAGCACAGCGTAGACGCAAGCAATCGCCCGAAAAGGCAGAGGCTGCCGAGCGAGCTGTAAAAGACCTCTTAGAGGCAAATTTTATTTCTGAAGCCCAGTACACAACCTGGCTCTCTAATGTAGTCCTCgttaagaaaaataatggaaaatggcgtatgtgtgttgattatactgATCTTAATAGGGCTTGCCCGAAAGATGCTTTCCCCCTCCCTAATATAGACTCGCTCGTTGACAACTCTGCAGGTTTTAAACTCTTGTCCTTCATGGACGCATATAGCGGATACAACCAGATCCCTATGTCGCCCGCAGACAAGAAACACACAGCGTTCATGACCCCAACGGGCAATTACTATTACAACGTGATGCCGTTCGGGCTCAAGAACGCCGGCGCTACATACCAACACATGATGAACAAAGTCTTCAAGGACGAAATAGGGGACATGCTCGAAGTGTACATGGACGACATGATCGTCAAATCACACGAGGAGATAACCCATGCTCGACACCTTACGAAGGTATTCGAGCAGGCGAGACAGTGTAAAATGAGGTTCAACCCCGAGAAATGCACGTTCGGAGTCCGGGCAGGCAAGTTCCTCGGTTTCTATCTCACCGAAAGAGGGATCGAGGCCAACCCCGACAAATGCCGGGCATTCTCGGAGTTTCCGACCCCGAAAACCAAAAAATCGATCCAGTCACTCAATGGAGTGCTCGCCTCACTCTCCCGTTTCATCGCCAAGTCCGCCCAGCACGCGTTGCCGTTCTTCAGACTCCTTCGCAAAGAGGCTACCTTCGACTGGACCGATGAATGCGAGCAAGCGCTACTCCATCTAAAGAAGGTTCTGTCCCAACCCCCGGTCTTGTCACGGCCATCAGAAAAGGAAACCCTATACTTATACCTATCCGTGGCAACCGAGGCCGTCAGCGCCGTTCTAATAAGAGAAACCGACGAAGGACAAAAACCCATCTATTTTACGAGTAAAGCACTCCAAGGTCCCGAACTCCGATATCAGCAAATCGAAAAGGTCGCCCTGGCCCTCATCAACACAGCAAGGAGACTACGATATTACTTCCTCGCACACACGATAAAGGTGAGGACCGACCAGCCAATCAAACAGCTGCTCGGGCGCCCGGATATGGCCGGGAGGATGCTCAAGTGGTCCCTAGAACTCTCCGAATTCGACATACAATACGAAAATAGAAAAGCCTTGAAAGCTCAGGCACTGGCCGACTTCGTCGCGGAGATGACCCACTGCCCGACTCCAGCAGAAAGCGCCCACAAATGGACGATCTTCGTCGATGGCGCCTCTAGCACATCAGGCAGCGGGGCCGGGATCATCCTCGAAAACGAAGAAGGGATCCTGATAGAGGTATCGTTAGCGCTAGCGTTCCCAACATCAAACAAccaagccgaatacgaagccttCCTCGCAGGCCTGAGGTTAGCCGAGGACCTAGGAGCAAAAGAG GCACTTGTCACAGACAACGGGACACAATTCACGGACGGAGGATTCCAGGACTTCATCGCCAGCCTGGGCACCACACAACATTTCACGTCTGTCGAGCATCCGCAGACGAACGGGCAGGCAGAGGCGGCCAACAGGGTAATCTTAAGTGGCCTCAAACGCAGACTCGGCGAGGCAAAGAGGGCATGGGTCGAGGAGCTACATAGCGTCCTATGGGCCTACCGCACGACACCACATTCTACCACCGGGGAAACCCCGTTCCGACTAACTTACGGCACCGAGGCAGTCATCCCGGTGGAGATACGGACGCCAACGAGGAGGACGGAGGAGCCCCTAGACGAGGAAATGAACGATGAGACCCTGAGAGCCGAGCTCGACCTAGTCGATGAGATACGTTCCGAAGCAGCTCTCCGGGAAACAACCCTCAAACAAAAAATAGCACTACGCCATGACGCGAAAGTCATAAAAAGAGAGTTCCAGGTCGGCACCCTGGTCCTCAGAAGAAACCAGAAAAACCCGAGAGAGGGCAAACTGGCGGCCAACTGGGAAGGCCCTTACCGCGTCCGCGACAAAACGAGCAACGGGGCCTATTACCTAGAAAACCTACAAGGAGAACAACTCGCTCGACCATGGAACGCAGAAAAACTTAGACAATATTACAGCTAA